TGTACAGTGTTAACatgatgtattaaataaacactcacacactgtaggAGAGTGGAGATCCTCATGACCTTTAACAGAACAGGAGTAACTGTCTTCATGGTTACTGTAGACTGGGTCTTTGTACTGGGTGGAGGAGCTTTCATCTATCTGTTGTCCattcttgtaccagatgtaggtggtGTTACCAGTCAAAGGACACTTGGTTTTACAGGTCAGTGTCTTCATATATCCACCAGTCACCTCAACCCAAAGACCTGGTTAATAAACAACATAGTGTAAATTTACAACATGTCATCACTAACCTATCATAAGGACACAATAgtgtggaattttttttttaacttaaacTGTAATAGACCTGTTTTTACAAAATGATCTGGATCttaatagaaatatatattttattacaatacCTGTGACAGACAGATTGACTCCAGGTTGGCCAATCAATTTCCCTTCAGGCTGATCTGGTGTAAATCTGACCCAGTACTGAGCTGAGtcactctctctcaggtctgtgattATCAGGGTgtggttattattattgttacgGTACGTCACACGACCTCTGTAGTCATAGTTCACAAAATTCTCATCAGCTTCTTTTCTAGTGAACCAGAAGGTTGATGTGACTTTATAACCACTTGGATACTTGTAGGTGCAGCTCAGCTCCACTGTTGACCCCTTCAAGGCACAGATACTCTGAGTGGAGTAGGTCACACCCCAGTCACCCTGACCCAGTACCActgaaacacagtaacacaacaGAATGATTCCCTCAATACAATATGGTCAATTAGAagaaacattctgaaaatgtagATTGTGGCCCCTTGTGGCAGTGGTGTACAGTGAGAAGACTGATTGGATAAATGTCACCCAATGGGCCATTCAGAAGATCTTTGAGGCTAGAAGCTATTGATAACTTGCAAAATGGTTGAGCTTCCAGTAAAGTTAATGAATGTAGATATATGAATGGTGTGGTTTTAATAAATGTGGATGATTTTCTGGGCATGAGGAGATTGCAGTGTTAAAGGATTCTGATGTTGAACGCGTTGCAGGAGTTGCTGCAGACACTTGGGTCATAATATATTATTAGATACTTGTCATTTTGAACCCCCTTGATAAAATGCTTTGATGAATTTGATggatattatattatattgtttCCACTGGTTATTGTCTTTCTATGTCTGTAATCAACACTGGTCTGCTGTATCATACGTTCTCCTTCCTCGGTCAGATTTTGATGTTTTTACATATAATTAATGATGCCTTGCATGTTTTGTCTTCACTTGCGCATGTGTTGGCTATTAAGCTATTGAAGAACTATGCTGGTGctacactgacaaacacacttcCGCCATTCCATCCCTCCCTGGAGCAAACTCAGCATCAGCAATATTGGGAAATGACGAATACACACATTGCAAAAGCAATGCCACCGT
Above is a window of Esox lucius isolate fEsoLuc1 chromosome 9, fEsoLuc1.pri, whole genome shotgun sequence DNA encoding:
- the LOC117592766 gene encoding uncharacterized protein LOC117592766, yielding MFIVWSYWYITYMDTKGFQKKQQAGQLKGGLTMSSRTTGSVLVVFLWSLTVVLGQGDWGVTYSTQSICALKGSTVELSCTYKYPSGYKVTSTFWFTRKEADENFVNYDYRGRVTYRNNNNNHTLIITDLRESDSAQYWVRFTPDQPEGKLIGQPGVNLSVTGLWVEVTGGYMKTLTCKTKCPLTGNTTYIWYKNGQQIDESSSTQYKDPVYSNHEDSYSCSVKGHEDLHSPTVFLNRVVGGGIC